Within Micromonospora parathelypteridis, the genomic segment GGGACCGAAGGTGCGTAACGTTCGGGGGTAACGCTCACGCACGAAGGAGATTCGATGTCCAAGCCACCACTTCCCGAGGCCGCCGTCGCCATGCTGCAGAAGCCGAACCCGGCCGTTATGACCACGCTGCGCAACGGTGGCCAGCCGGTGTCCGCCGCGACCTGGTACCTGTGGGAAGACGGCCGGATCCTGGTCAACATGGACGAGAGTCGCCGCCGGCTGGAGCACGTCCGGAACGACCCCCGGGTGTCTCTCACCGTGCTCGACGAGGCCGGGTGGTACACCCACGTCAGCA encodes:
- a CDS encoding PPOX class F420-dependent oxidoreductase, with translation MSKPPLPEAAVAMLQKPNPAVMTTLRNGGQPVSAATWYLWEDGRILVNMDESRRRLEHVRNDPRVSLTVLDEAGWYTHVSIMGRVTELRADEDLADIDRLSQHYTGNAYPRRERARVSALIEIDRWHGWGAQKDNSQVG